CCCTTGGCGTCGATGCGCCCCGCGCGGATGTGCTCCAGCAGGTGGGCCATGTAGCGTTTGGTGTTGCACTGGTTCATGCGCATCGTCAGGCCCTTGTTCATCGCCGTGCCGATGGAGATGAAGTTGAAGGGGGGCCCGTACACGCCGATGATGGAGATGGTCCCCCCCTTGCGCACGGCGTTGATGGACCAGTTGATGGCCGTGGGCGAGCCCGCCTGGAGCTTGAGCTTCACGCCGAGGATGTTGTTGAGCGTCTCGCCCTCGGCCTCCATGCCCACCGCGTCGATGCACACGTCCGGCCCGCGCCCGTCCGTCATCTCCTTCAAGGTGGAGATGATGTCCTCCTCCTGCTTGAAGTTGAGCGTCTCCACCTGGCTGTACTTCCTGGCGAACTCCAGGCGGTAGGGGATGTGGTCCACGGCGATGACGCGCCCGGCGCCCATGAGCCACGCGGACTTCTGGGCGAAGATGCCCACCGGGCCGCAGCCGAACACCGCCACCGTGTCCCCCGGCTGGATGTTGCCCATCTCCGCCCCCTGGTAGCCCGTGGGCAGGATGTCGCTCAGGAAGAGCACCTCCTCCTCTTCCATGTCGTCCGGAATCTTCATCGGCCCCACGTCCGCGAAGGGCACGCGCACGTACTGTGCCTGGCCGCCCTCGAAGCCGCCCGTGGTGTGCGAATAACCATACACCCCCGAGGCCAGGTCGCTGTTGGGGTTGCTGCTCTCGCAGTTGGCGAACAGGCCGCGCTTGCAATAGAAGCAACTGCCGCACGAGATGTTGAAGGGCACCACCACCCGATCCCCGGGCTTGAGGTTGCGCACCGAGCGGCCCACCTCCTCCACCACGCCGGCGAACTCGTGGCCGAACGTACACCCCACGCGCGTGTCCGTGACGAGCCCGTGCAACAGGTGCAGGTCCGAGCCACAGATGGCCGTGTGCGTCACCCGGACGATGGCGTCATTGGTGTGGAGGATGACCGGATCCGGCTTCTTGCCCACCGACACGCGGTAGGGCCCTTCGTAGACCATCGCTTGCATGCACCACTCCTGCTGCCGCGGCTTGCCCGCCGCGGGTGATGGGTGTTGAGGTGAAACGCGGGTCAGCTCTTGTGCGGCTTGAGCTTCTCCACCATGGCCTTGATGGACTGGTTGAGGATGCCCGCCGACCTGGGGTCCCCCTTGAGGAGGGCCTCGGAGAAGTGTCTGGCCTGCTCCAGGGAGATGTGCGGCGGCAGCGGCGGCACGTCGGGGTCCACGTACGCCTCCAGCACCACCGGCCGGTCCGACTCCAGCGCCCGCTCCCACGCCCCGGCGATCTGCTCCGGCTTGTCCACCCGGATGCCGCGCAGGCCAATCGAGTCCGCGTAGCGCGCGTAGGGGAAGTCCGGCAGCTCCTGCGAGGCCTTGAACTCGGGGTCGCCGTTGAGCACCCGCTGCTCCCACGTCACCATGTTCAGGTCGCGGTTGTTGAGCACCAGGACGATGAAGCGCGGATCCTTCCACTCGCGCCAGTACTTCGCCACGGTGATGAGCTCGCTGTTGCCATTCATCTGCATGGCCCCGTCACCCACCAGCGCGATGACGGGCCGCTCGGGGTAGGCGAACTTGGCCCCAATCGCATACGGCACCCCGCAGCCCATGGTGGCCAGGTTGCCCGACAGCGACGCCATCATCCCCCCGCGGATCTTCAAGTCCCGCGCGAACCAGTTCGCCGTCGAGCCCGAGTCCGCCGCGAGAATCACCCGGTCCGGCAGCTTCGGCGACAGCTCGGAGAACACGCGCTGCGGGTTGATGGGGTTGGCGTCCACCATCGCCTGGGCCTCTACCACCTTCCACCACTTGCGCACGCCCTTCTCCACCCCCTCGCGCCAGCTCCGATCCGCCTTGCACTTGAGCAGCGGAATGAGCGCGCGCAGCGTCTCCTTCGAGTCGCCCGTGAGCGGCACCTCCACCGGGTAGCGGATGGCCAGCATGCGCCCGTCCAGGTCGATCTGCACGGCCCGCGCCTGGCCCTCGGGCGGCAGGAACTCCGAGTACGGGAAGCTCGTGCCCACCATGAGCAACGTGTCGCAGCCCATCATCAGGTCCCAGCTCGGCCGGGTACCGAGCAGACCGATGGCGCCCGTGACGAAGGG
Above is a window of Cystobacter fuscus DNA encoding:
- a CDS encoding zinc-dependent alcohol dehydrogenase, translating into MQAMVYEGPYRVSVGKKPDPVILHTNDAIVRVTHTAICGSDLHLLHGLVTDTRVGCTFGHEFAGVVEEVGRSVRNLKPGDRVVVPFNISCGSCFYCKRGLFANCESSNPNSDLASGVYGYSHTTGGFEGGQAQYVRVPFADVGPMKIPDDMEEEEVLFLSDILPTGYQGAEMGNIQPGDTVAVFGCGPVGIFAQKSAWLMGAGRVIAVDHIPYRLEFARKYSQVETLNFKQEEDIISTLKEMTDGRGPDVCIDAVGMEAEGETLNNILGVKLKLQAGSPTAINWSINAVRKGGTISIIGVYGPPFNFISIGTAMNKGLTMRMNQCNTKRYMAHLLEHIRAGRIDAKGIITHRFPLAEVSKAYDLFSGKKDGCIKCVLLPHGHA
- a CDS encoding thiamine pyrophosphate-requiring protein; amino-acid sequence: MSGTVSDYLLYRLSQWGVRRIYGYPGDGINGVMGALRRNSEFQFIQSRHEEMSAFMACAHAKFTGEVGVCMATSGPGAIHLLNGLYDAKLDHQPVVAIVGQQASMALGGHYQQEVDLSTLFKDVAAEYITLVTHPSAIRHAVDRAMRIAQAERTVTCIILPNDIQEQPYESPPMKHGTVHSSVGYSAPRVVPQERDLRRAADVLNAGGKVAMLVGAGAMRAVPEVLEVADLLGAGVAKALLGKAVLPDDLPFVTGAIGLLGTRPSWDLMMGCDTLLMVGTSFPYSEFLPPEGQARAVQIDLDGRMLAIRYPVEVPLTGDSKETLRALIPLLKCKADRSWREGVEKGVRKWWKVVEAQAMVDANPINPQRVFSELSPKLPDRVILAADSGSTANWFARDLKIRGGMMASLSGNLATMGCGVPYAIGAKFAYPERPVIALVGDGAMQMNGNSELITVAKYWREWKDPRFIVLVLNNRDLNMVTWEQRVLNGDPEFKASQELPDFPYARYADSIGLRGIRVDKPEQIAGAWERALESDRPVVLEAYVDPDVPPLPPHISLEQARHFSEALLKGDPRSAGILNQSIKAMVEKLKPHKS